The window GGTTGGCCTGGCCGTTCTTGTCTGGAACCATGCGCACCAACTGGTCGCCTTTCATCTCGGCGCGGAACGAGCAACCCACGCCGCAATAGGCACAGGTGGTGATCACGCTGCGTTCGGGCTGGCCCAGTTCGACCACGCTTTTTTCCATCAGGGTCGCGGTCGGGCAGGCTTGCACACAAGCGCCGCAGGACACGCATTCCGAGTCGAGGAAGTTCTCGCCACCGGCGGCCTCGACCCGGGATTCGAAACCGCGTCCGGTAATGGTCAGGGCAAAAGTGCCCTGGGTTTCTTCGCAGGCACGCACGCAGCGGTTGCAGACGATGCACTTGCTCGGGTCGTAATCGAAGTAGGGGTTGGAGGTGTCCTTCACGTCGGCCAGGTGGTTGTCGCCTTCATAGCCGTAACGCACTTCGCGCAGGCCGACCTGGCCGGCGACGGTTTGCAGCTCGCAGTTGCCGTTGGCCGAACAGGTCAGGCAATCCAGCGGGTGATCGGAGATGTACAGCTCCATGACGTTGCGGCGCAGGGTCGCGAGTTTTGGCGTCTGGGTGTGCACGGTCATGCCTTCGGTGACCGGCGTGGTGCAGGACGCGGGGTAGCCGCGCATGCCGTCGATCTCCACCAGGCACATGCGGCAGGAGCCGAAGGCTTCCAGGCTGTCGGTGGCACACAGTTTCGGAATGGTGGTGCCCAGCAGCGCAGCGGCGCGCATCACCGAGGTGCCTTCGGGCACGCTGATGCTGCGCCCGTCGATGTTCAGGGTCACCTGCACGTCGCTGTCGCGGGCAGGAGTGCCCAGGTCGATATCGGTTTTCGGGTCGAAGAGAGTGATCATTGGTCGGCCTCCGAAGATTGCAGACCGAAGTCGGCGGGGAAGTACTTGAGGGCGCTGGCCACCGGAAACGGGGCCATGCCGCCCAACGCACACAGCGAACCGTATTGCATCGTGTCGCACAGGTCCTTGAGGATGATCACCTGCTCTTCGCGACCGCTCTGGTCTGGCGCGGCGAGCAGGCGGTCGATCACCTCCACGCCCCGGGTCGAGCCGATGCGGCACGGCGTGCATTTGCCGCAGGATTCCTCGGCGCAAAACTGCATGGCGAAACGCGCCATTTGGGCCATGTCCACCGTGTCATCCGCCACCACCACACCACCGTGGCCGAGCATCGCGCCAATGGCGGCGAACGCTTCGTAATCCAGCGGCGTATCGAATTGCGACGGCGGCACCCACGTGCCGAGCGGGCCGCCCACCTGCGCAGCCTTCAGCGGCCGGCCACTGGCGGTCCCGCCGCCGTAGTCTTCCACCAGTTCCCGCAGGGTCAGGCCGAAAGCCCGTTCCACCAGCCCGCCGTGACGAATATTGCCCGCCAATTGGAAAGGCATCGTGCCGAGGGAACGGCCCATGCCGTAATCGCGATAGTACTGCGCACCCTTGGCCAGAATCAGCGGCACCGAGGCCAGGGTCAGCACGTTGTGCACCAGCGTCGGCAAACCGAACAGGCCTTTCAAGGCCGGAATCGGCGGCTTGGCGCGGACAATTCCGCGCTTGCCTTCGAGCGAGTCCAGCAGCGCGGTTTCCTCACCGCAGATGTACGCGCCGGCACCAACCCGCACTTCCATATCGAAGGCCAGGCCGCTGCCGCCGACATTGGCCCCGAGGTAACCGGCGGACCGGGCGATGTCCAACGCTTCGCGCAATGTGGCCACGGATTGTGGGTATTCCGAGCGCACATAGATGTAGCCGTAACTGGCGCCGACGGTGATGCCGGCAATGGCCATGCCTTCGATCAGCAGGAAGGGGTCGCCTTCCATCAACATCCGGTCGGCGAAAGTGCCTGAGTCGCCTTCGTCGGCGTTGCACACAATGTACTTCTGCGCAGCCTCGGTAGCGCGCACCGTGCGCCATTTGATCCCGGCCGGGAACGCCGCGCCGCCACGGCCACGCAGGCCTGAATCGAACACTTCCGTCGCGGTCTGCTCGCCGCCCACTGCGACGGCGCGGGTCAAACCCTCGAAGCCACCGTGGGCCCGGTAATCATCCAGGGACAACGGCCGGGTA of the Pseudomonas frederiksbergensis genome contains:
- a CDS encoding formate dehydrogenase beta subunit — its product is MMPRLYLPCDSLARAVGADEVAVALAAKAQEHNLPLDLQRTSSRGLYWLEPLLEVDSPQGRIGFGPLTAADVPSVLEALKGEPSAHPLALGLVEELPYLKTQQRLLFARAGITRPLSLDDYRAHGGFEGLTRAVAVGGEQTATEVFDSGLRGRGGAAFPAGIKWRTVRATEAAQKYIVCNADEGDSGTFADRMLMEGDPFLLIEGMAIAGITVGASYGYIYVRSEYPQSVATLREALDIARSAGYLGANVGGSGLAFDMEVRVGAGAYICGEETALLDSLEGKRGIVRAKPPIPALKGLFGLPTLVHNVLTLASVPLILAKGAQYYRDYGMGRSLGTMPFQLAGNIRHGGLVERAFGLTLRELVEDYGGGTASGRPLKAAQVGGPLGTWVPPSQFDTPLDYEAFAAIGAMLGHGGVVVADDTVDMAQMARFAMQFCAEESCGKCTPCRIGSTRGVEVIDRLLAAPDQSGREEQVIILKDLCDTMQYGSLCALGGMAPFPVASALKYFPADFGLQSSEADQ